A genomic region of Canis aureus isolate CA01 chromosome 16, VMU_Caureus_v.1.0, whole genome shotgun sequence contains the following coding sequences:
- the H2BN1 gene encoding histone H2B.N, which produces MYYICLHGLRFPEKRTILYIPAREKYEWANSALRKKRKKKEVYFSYMGKILKQTHPDFSGCSWILDALGSLEDWLLEQVSLEAVRLSFYNHRRAVTSREILGAIKQRSFLKSFCVNEVF; this is translated from the exons ATGTACTACATTTGCTTACATGGCCTGAGATTCCCGGAGAAGAGGACTATACTTTATATCCCAGCCAGAGAGAAGTATGAGTGGGCCAACTCAGCCcttaggaagaagaggaagaagaaagaggtcTATTTTAGCTACATGGGGAAAATCCTAAAGCAA ACTCACCCAGACTTCAGTGGATGCTCCTGGATCTTGGatgcactgggctccctggaggATTGGCTGCTGGAACAGGTTAGCCTGGAGGCGGTTCGACTATCCTTCTACAACCACAGAAGAGCTGTTACCAGCAGAGAGATCCTTGGAGCTATTAAGCAGAGATCCTTTCTGAAGAGCTTTTGTGTAAACGAAGTGTTCTGA
- the TMEM98 gene encoding transmembrane protein 98 isoform X1: METVVIVAIGVLATIFLASFAALVVVCRQRYCRPRDLLQRYDSKPIVDLIGAMETQSEPSELELDDVVITNPHIEAILENEDWIEDASGLMSHCIAILKICHTLTEKLVAMTMGSGAKMKTSASVGDIIVVAKRISPRVDDVVRSMYPPLDPKLLDARTTALLLSVSHLALVTRNACHLAGGLDWIDQSLSAAEEHLEVLREAALASETDKGLPGPEGFLQEQSAI, translated from the exons ATGGAGACTGTGGTGATTGTCGCCATAGGTGTGCTGGCCACCATCTTCCTGGCCTCGTTTGCAGCCTTGGTGGTGGTTTGCAGGCAGCGCTACTGCCGGCCTCGAGACCTGTTGCAGCGCTATGATTCCAA GCCCATTGTGGACCTCATTGGTGCCATGGAGACCCAGTCGGAGCCATCCGAGTTAGAACTGGACGATGTGGTCATCACCAATCCCCACATCGAAGCCATTCTAGAGAATGAAGACTGGATTGAAGATGCCTC AGGTCTCATGTCCCACTGCATTGCCATCTTGAAG ATATGTCACACTCTGACAGAAAAACTTGTTGCCATGACAATGGGCTCCGGGGCCAAGATGAAGACTTCAGCCAGTGTCGGTGACATCATCGTGGTGGCCAAGCGGATCAGCCCGAG AGTGGATGATGTGGTGAGATCGATGTACCCTCCGTTGGATCCCAAGCTCCTGGATGCCCg GACAACTGCTCTGTTGTTGTCGGTCAGCCATCTAGCGCTGGTGACTCGGAATGCCTGCCACCTGGCCGGGGGCCTGGACTGGATCGACCAGTCGCTGTCAGCTGCCGAGGAGCACTTGGAAGTCCTTCGAGAAGCAGCCCTAGCTTCTGAGACAGATAAAGGCCTCCCGGGCCCTGAAGGTTTCCTGCAGGAGCAGTCGGCCATTTAG
- the TMEM98 gene encoding transmembrane protein 98 isoform X2 → MIPKGGGNGVDVGRRGPFLRVILQMRPIVDLIGAMETQSEPSELELDDVVITNPHIEAILENEDWIEDASGLMSHCIAILKICHTLTEKLVAMTMGSGAKMKTSASVGDIIVVAKRISPRVDDVVRSMYPPLDPKLLDARTTALLLSVSHLALVTRNACHLAGGLDWIDQSLSAAEEHLEVLREAALASETDKGLPGPEGFLQEQSAI, encoded by the exons ATGATTCCAA AAGGAGGAGGGAATGGAGTTGATGTGGGCAGACGAGGGCCTTTCCTGAGAGTGATTCTCCAGATGAG GCCCATTGTGGACCTCATTGGTGCCATGGAGACCCAGTCGGAGCCATCCGAGTTAGAACTGGACGATGTGGTCATCACCAATCCCCACATCGAAGCCATTCTAGAGAATGAAGACTGGATTGAAGATGCCTC AGGTCTCATGTCCCACTGCATTGCCATCTTGAAG ATATGTCACACTCTGACAGAAAAACTTGTTGCCATGACAATGGGCTCCGGGGCCAAGATGAAGACTTCAGCCAGTGTCGGTGACATCATCGTGGTGGCCAAGCGGATCAGCCCGAG AGTGGATGATGTGGTGAGATCGATGTACCCTCCGTTGGATCCCAAGCTCCTGGATGCCCg GACAACTGCTCTGTTGTTGTCGGTCAGCCATCTAGCGCTGGTGACTCGGAATGCCTGCCACCTGGCCGGGGGCCTGGACTGGATCGACCAGTCGCTGTCAGCTGCCGAGGAGCACTTGGAAGTCCTTCGAGAAGCAGCCCTAGCTTCTGAGACAGATAAAGGCCTCCCGGGCCCTGAAGGTTTCCTGCAGGAGCAGTCGGCCATTTAG